The Corynebacterium mycetoides genome includes the window GCGGAACTGCGTGGTGATGAGGTGGTTCAGCGCTAGCGCGGTCTGCTTCATCGGCGTCCAGCGGCCTTCCATCGCCATGGAAAAGGAGGTGTCCACAAGGAGTGCAACGGCGTTTTTCGTACGCGCTTCGGTTTCGACCACTTCGATGTCGTTCACGGTGATCGCGAACGGCTCGCCGCTGGCGGCACTGCGCTGGAGCGCGTTCGTGATGGTCCGGGTGGTGTCCCACGCCGGAGTGTCGCCGAATTCCCAAGGGCGGGTGCCACCGGTGGGTTCGCCCTGCTGACCGGCGAGGCGGGAATCGCGCTGGCCACGGGATAACTGGGAGGTCGCGCCCTTCAACAGCTCCTTGCCCAGCATACGCAGCGCTTTCGGGGACAGCTGCAGCGAGCCGGACTCGCTCTTGTTCAGCAATCCGGAGTCGCGCAACGCTTTCTCCAAGTCGCGCAGATGTTTAGCGCTGGTGGCGGCGTCAGCGCCCAAGAGGTCGGCGACGTCGTCCAAGTCAATGTCTCCGGGGCGTTCACCTCCGAGGGTGGCAGCGAGCTCGTCGAGGCGCCCGAGGTCGCGCATCGCGCGGGTGGCTTCGCCGAGGCCCATGCCGCCCGATGTCCCGTCGCCGTCGAACGGTTCGGACCCGGTCCAGTCCAGGTCGGGGCGGATGCCGCGCAGGTTCGCATCCAGCTCGCCAACGAGGTTCATCAGCTCCTCCGAGCCGAAGGCCTCGGCCGCGAGCTGCATGAGCTCGGCGCGCTGCTCGGGCGTCATGGAGTTGAGCAAGCGCTGGGCTGCCGCCGATCGCTGCGCAAGTAGCTCCACCAACTCCTCGATGTTGCGGGGGTTCTCCGGAAACTGATCCCCGTGCTTGGCCATGAAATCCTGAAAGTCCTGCTCCGTGGCCATGCCGGCGCGATGCTTGCCCAACAGCACGTTGAGATCGCGAAGCATCTCGGCGACGGATGCGCGATCTTCATCGGTGGCACCTTCCAGCGCCTCTTTCATGCCGGCGAAGCGCTGGTCTAAGAGTTCGCGGCCGATGAGGTCTTTGATCTGCTGGTACTTCTCGCGCGCTTCTGAGGAAGCCCAGTCGTAGCCGTTCAGTTCGGTCACCGCCGCCGCGGGAGAGACGGGCAGGTTGTCGAGTGTCATCTCCCGCATTGTGCGGTCGAGATCGTCCATATCCACATCGCGGGCGAGTTGGCCGCGTTCGGCGAGCACCGCTTCGTCGAGAAGCTTCTTCGCTTCCTGGAGCGTGCCCCCGAGGTTGGTCTTGTGCAGCAGCTCCTTGCGGCGCTCCGCGATTTGGCGCAGGAAGTCGTCGTAGCCCTCGCGGCGCAGATACTCGCGCATGGCCTGCTCGGCGGAGTAGCCGTACATGACGTCGTCGGCAATGGCGCGCACCGCCTTGGTCAGGTCGGGCGGTGGGGCGAGTGGATCCGGGCCCGGGGTGTACCTGCGGTACCTGCGTTGCTTAGCCATAGATGCTCTCACCTTCGCCGGAGTCCTTCGAAATCTTTTGGGTGAGGTAGAGTGCCTCCACCGCGAGCTCGATGGCACTAGCGCGCTCGCCCTCGCTCTCGGCGCCGAAGGTCGAAGCAATGTCTCCGTACAGCGTGCCTTCGAGCTGGGGCAGGCCGTTGAGGAACTCCGCCGCCGTAATGTTTTCTCCAGTGGTGATGAAGGTGGAGCCGTCGAGCGCCTCGATCAGCGGGGCGAAGTCGAGTCCCTTGATCCGGGGGCGAAGAGTCTGAGCAACGGAGTTGCGCAACAGGTACTCGAGGATGTCCCACTCGCGGCCTTCCTCGCCGTGCTCGAACTCCACCTTGCCGCCGAGCACGTCGACGGCAGCCTCCAGGTCCACTAGGCGCGCG containing:
- a CDS encoding vWA domain-containing protein, with protein sequence MAKQRRYRRYTPGPDPLAPPPDLTKAVRAIADDVMYGYSAEQAMREYLRREGYDDFLRQIAERRKELLHKTNLGGTLQEAKKLLDEAVLAERGQLARDVDMDDLDRTMREMTLDNLPVSPAAAVTELNGYDWASSEAREKYQQIKDLIGRELLDQRFAGMKEALEGATDEDRASVAEMLRDLNVLLGKHRAGMATEQDFQDFMAKHGDQFPENPRNIEELVELLAQRSAAAQRLLNSMTPEQRAELMQLAAEAFGSEELMNLVGELDANLRGIRPDLDWTGSEPFDGDGTSGGMGLGEATRAMRDLGRLDELAATLGGERPGDIDLDDVADLLGADAATSAKHLRDLEKALRDSGLLNKSESGSLQLSPKALRMLGKELLKGATSQLSRGQRDSRLAGQQGEPTGGTRPWEFGDTPAWDTTRTITNALQRSAASGEPFAITVNDIEVVETEARTKNAVALLVDTSFSMAMEGRWTPMKQTALALNHLITTQFRSDELALIGFGLYAQTLTIEELTALPPMQEKGTNLQHALLLANEFFTRHADYDPTLLIVTDGEPTSILTEWGEAYFNWPTDRITLARTVDALDTVTKRGTKITFFRLGDDPGLISLIDALANRTGANVVAPDLNELGGAVVGEYLRW